The window TATCTCTGCAGTTAATTGTGTGAAGGGGAAAGATACAGAAGGTCTAGGGTCCGACTTTGAGTTTGTTGTTATAATTACTGCCATGAGACTAAGTCCCCAGAACTTCTGGTGAGTACAAAAATGACCTCCTTCTACTTATTCTCCATAGAAATATTGTGCGACTAAATCCAGGGTGTTTGCAGTAATGGAAGTTGGAGATCTGTATGGAACATTGATTTCCAGGATGAATCACAGGTGCTTGACATAAAAGGGAAACTGCAGGTAACATTCTCGACTTCGTTTTCTCTGTAAGTTGGCTTTGACGTTATTCAAAGCCAATGGAAGTTCAGTGAGCTTGTTCTAAGTATTTCTCCTTTCCATTCCTTCAGGTAGGAGCTCATTATTTTGAAGAGGGAAATGTGGAATTAGATGCAAAAAAAGATTTCCAAGATTCAACAATATTTCAGGTACTTCACATCACATCCAATATCCACATACTTGACCAATGCATTTTATCTGCGAGATCGCGTACAATAATCTTACTAGAAGTCTGGCCAGGCTAGCATTAAATATACACCAAGAGAACAAATATGTGTAGGCTCTGATATAATCTTATCGTTGATTTCTTCGTCCATTTACAGTCTGCAGATGACTGCGCGATAGCGATAGCCAATATTATCAGGCACCATGAAACAGAGTACCTTGCAGCTCTAGAGGTTACCAAATAGCAACTCATTATTTATCTCGTTCTTTACCATTTCCTGTCTTGTTAATCTTTTTGTATCTGACCCAATGATTAGGTAGCTTATTCTAAATTACCGGATAACACTTTCAAGGTAATCGTCTCTTCCAAAAAACAATTTCAGTGGCTGCAACGATGGGAGCCTCTATGTACAGTATTGACAAATTATCTGAGATGATTATGGAACTTTGCAGGATTTGAGGAGGAAACTTCCGGTGACACGAACTTTGTTCCCATGGCAGAACACTTTACAGTTTAGCCTAACAAGAGAGGTCGAGAAAGAGCTTGGACTTGGCAAGTGACTTATTATAAACTCGCACCTTCCAGTTCTTTATTTGGTTGTCAAGGTTCTGTGTGATTTCCATTATGTAAGTGAAGGGAAAAGTATCAGTGATATTAGTTCTGTTGTGTCTTGTCTTTATCTTCTTGGTTTTTTGGAGTAATGTACAAACCGCATGCAAGTGTTGGAAGAATCTAGCATCATATCGATATTTCATCAgggtttgagaaaaaaaaacatgaaaaaagcTCCGAtgccgggaatcgaacccgggtctcctGGGTGAAAGCCAGATATCCTAACCGCTGGACGACATCGGATTTGATGTCTAATGAGTTAAAACGGAGAACTTGTTCGAAATTCTAATAGATGGTGTTAACTTTGGGAGTTTggttcttcatattttttttttggagaactctttatgaaattatttttataaattaccaTCAAAATCATCCCAACGTTAAATAACACTAACATGAAGATAACTACGAGAAAGACTCTAACTCCTCCAGAGGCTTTATCGTATGCATTTCTTTGAAGACAAGTTttcctattatttttttattttatttattgttttattatatttttaatttttggttatttattttctttttgcttctcGTCTTCtcccctttttttatttttctttttatcatagTCGCTCGCTGAGAACTCTCGCTCGCTCCTCTGAAACCCCTAACTCTTCATCCTCGCGATCTCTCTGTCCTTCCGATTTGGGTATTGAAATGGCTACTCCTATGGTTGAAGACACGACAAGCTTCGAAGAGGATCAGCTCGCCTCCATGTCCACCGAAGATATCACCAGAGCTACTCGTCTCCTCGACAACGAGATTCGAATTCTCAAGGTTCGTTCCCCCcaatctatctctctctctctctcgatctcctTTTGCTTCGTAACTATAGGACGTAgtttatattcaatgatttctTCAGATTCGAGTAAGGTTATGCTCCAATCTGGTTTTGATTTCTCGCTCTTACGGGTCTAGGGTTTGAGTTTAGTGTAATCCTTGGAAGCATGAGATGTACTAGACCTTTAATTCGATGCCCGGTCTGGTGATTTCTTGGTGTATATTACCTCAACCTTTTGGATTTTCAATAGAACTGAGAttgatttgattctttcttATTGCAAATTGGGTTTCTGATTCAATTTCGTTCTTTGATCTTATTTGCGTTCTGGGTTTAAGGAGATGTCATGGCAtaatatgatgattttttttttttcttctttaattggGATTCAGGAAGATACACAAAGAACAAATCTAGAATGCGATTCTTATAAGGAGAAGATAAAGGAGAACCAGGAGAAGATTAAACTCAACAAGCAGCTCCCTTATTTGGTTGGCAACATTGTGGAGGTATTcaacaagttttatttttattttagtctTGTTTGTCtaagttttggtttgtttggcaGCTACCTTACTCTCCTAAAGAGTTTTACATTGTTAGTTATGTTATGGGTTGTAaatgttatgttatttataacTTTACCTACTTGGATTTGAAGTCTAACTGTTGTGATTCCATCTCATGCTGTTAGATTCTGGAGATGAATCCGGAAGATGATGCTGAGGAAGACGGCGCAAATATTGATCTTGACTCTCAACGGAAAGGAAAATGTGTTGTTTTGAAAACGTCTACACGGCAGGTGAGACTTCCATATCCATTCTCTagatatattttctacattttctTGTTCTCATCCCGTTTCATGTTTGAGCTAATCCTTGTCTGTCTTGATGTGGACTGCAGACCATCTTTCTACCAGTGGTTGGACTTGTGGACCCTGATAGTTTGAAACCTGGTGACTTGGTTGGAGTTAATAAAGATAGCTACTTGATTCTGGATACCTTGCCATCCGAGTATGATTCTAGGGTTAAAGCCATGGAGGTAGATGAAAAACCAACCGAAGATTACAATGACATTGGAGGACTGGAGAAGCAGGCAAGTTTATCCATGTGTTTGTCAGGCATAATTTATTTCCTTCAGCGTGTTGCATATTGATTCTAATTGAGTTAATTTATGGAACAGATCCAAGAGCTTGTAGAGGCCATTGTGCTTCCCATGACACACAAGGAACGTTTTGAGAAGCTGGGTGTTCGTCCACCAAAGGGAGTGCTCTTGTATGGTCCTCCAGGAACTGGTAAAACTTTAATGGCTCGTGCCTGCGCAGCACAGACCAATGCCACCTTCCTTAAATTGGCAGGCCCTCAATTGGTCCAGGTACTTATGAGTGTCACATTTAATCCTCATCTCTTTAGAATTCTGTACTCTGTCTGGATATAAGATCGTAGTGTGAGTGACAACAATAAATACATATGAAGAACTACAATGTTACTTGGTTGTAATGACTTGATGACATATATCCATGTATATACAGATGTTCATTGGAGACGGAGCAAAGCTTGTCCGTGATGCCTTTCAACTTGCCAAAGAGAAAGCTCCGTGCATTATCTTCATAGATGAAATCGATGCCATTGGTACAAAGCGTTTCGACAGGTACAAATCCTTTGCTGATTCTAGTTAATCTATCCTGCACTTCCCCTACTGTTTACTAAACCACATTCTTTGGCTGAGAATACAGTGAAGTCAGCGGAGACAGGGAAGTGCAAAGAACTATGTTGGAGTTGCTCAATCAACTTGATGGATTCAGCAGCGATGAACGTATTAAGGTGAGAGTCTTTATCCATTATTCTACACACTAATCCGTATTCTCTTTGAGTCCTCTCCCACATTAACAATCATACCTCTCAATTTTTCAGGTGATTGCAGCCACTAACCGTGCAGATATTCTGGACCCAGCCCTCATGCGTTCTGGTCGACTAGACAGAAAGATAGAGTTCCCACACCCAACAGAAGAAGCAAGAGCCAGGATCTTGCAGGTTTGTCTCTCCCATTTTTTAAACATGACCCTTGATAAGTATACGCTTGACATATATCAACTAACCCTACTGAACGAATCCAGATTCACTCGAGGAAGATGAATGTCCACCCAGACGTCAACTTTGAGGAGCTTGCAAGATCAACCGATGATTTCAATGGAGCTCAGCTGAAAGCAGTGTGTGTAGAGGCTGGTATGTTAGCTCTTCGCCGTGATGCCACAGAggtaaaattatacaaaactcTTAATGGATTTTAAGCTTTACGTTTGGACTTTAGTCTTGTTTTTGAAGGTTGTTCCCTGTAATTGTTGTGTGTGTTCAGGTGAACCATGAAGACTTCAATGAAGGTATCATCCAAGTCCAGGCCAAGAAGAAAGCAAGCTTGAACTACTATGCCTGATCTCTCCTCATCCTTTATATTTCTCTATGCCGTTTATCTTTCAACTAGTTTTTTACTTGTACCCTCATTCCGATTTGGATCTTTTTAAAACTTTCGAATCAGGatatcaattatcaaaaaatatttaattgtgttCATCTacttcttttgaaaaaaaattgaatctctAATGGTTTATAATTAGACCTTTTTTGttatgaaattattatgtttgtaaaaattaaattttgaggagtatgtgtaTTTATAACCAATTTTCTATCCAATTGCACTAAACAGAAGTTAAAAATTTCACTCCAACATAATATGGTAAAAAATCTCAGTGGTTAACCCAAAAGACAATAGAAATCGACAACTTTGTTtagtttgaagaagaaaacagagagaggaAACACACTCAGGTCAACCATGAGGATTTCAATGAAGGTATCAGCCAAGAAGAGAGCAAGCTTGAACTACTATGCCTGATCTCTCTCCCATCATTTATATTTCTTGCTGCCGTTTATCTTTCAACTAGTTTTACTTGTACCCTTATTACGACTtggatcttttgaaaatttcGAATCAGAATATCTACTATCAAATTACATTTAATTGTGTTCATCTACTttcttctgaatttttttttttgaatcttctaATGGTTCATGGTTTATAATTAGAccttttctattatatatgaaatcagcatgtatttaaaagaaaatttcaggAGTATGTATATTGTAATCAATTTCTATCCAATTCCACTAATCAGGCAAAAGTTAGAAATTTCACACTAAAATGGTAAAATATCTCAATAGATTAATCCCAAAAGACACACAAGAAATCGACAACTAGCAAAAAGTAAAACCTCCAAAATAAATTGTGTATagctttgaagaagaaaaaaagagaggaaacatATTCAGCACTTGATCTCCTTCAAGCCGTAGGCTAAGTAGAGGAAAGTAGGATCAGTGGCTCCTTCTCTGTAGTAAGCAAACACTAAGCTCCCTTCTTCTCCGTCCATGCTCTCTCCCACAAAGCTGTCACGTTTGTTAAAAAGTAATCACCAATTagacaaataaacaaaaaaaaaaaaggaaattgaagaaaaaaaaaaagtaaaagagagagGATCCTTACAATTGGAAGTCTTTGAGCTTTGACATCAAAAATTTGGTGGCACTCTCAATGTGTTTCTTGAACAGCTCTAGCTTTTCCGAGTCCAGCTTAGGGCTTAGTTGCTTAATGTATCTTTTCATGAACATCACAAATTGTTTCTTATCAAACGATGGTTGCTCCTGCCAGAATAATTTACCCAAGTGTTAATCTCATAAGGTATTCTTACATGAAAATAATTGAAGATTAAAAAGGTCCTTTGAATATTATTACCTGAAGCCTAAAAGTATCGAGGATATCAACAACCTTGACAGCTTGATCATCGACTCCTTCGTCTTCACCGCCTTCCTCAGCCGATGGATTCGCACCAATGTCAAAATCCATAGCTCCTTTCACAACCCACtgatgaacaacaaaaacacataacAATACATCAACTTTAATTTCAACCAGCGCGCTGATCGTTAATAAAGAAAGTCAAAGCTTTAGATAAAAATAGTACCTTTCCTTCAACTTCCCATAACATGCCGTTTTCGAGTTCCTTGTAAGGAAAGGAATCAGAGAGAAGCTCATCGCCTGTTTGAtcaaaaaagagagacaaactTTAGCTTCTGACACAAACAATACATACAATACAAATATCAATATGGGGATTAATAAATACAATCGAGGTTGGATGATCACAAGGCGTGAGTAAAAAATCCCTAGAAAACGAAACACTAAATCGTAAATACCAATATCGTAATTCACTACATGAACCAGAAGCAGTATAGTATACCTGTAAGAATATCTTGGTAAACCAACATGTTTGAAGAGAGCTAAAGAGAGGTTTATGtgttgtaagttttttttttctttcgctGATTTGATCGATAAACTTTAGAGAGTAGTAGAGAAAATTtggtgaaaagaagagaagagagaacaagTATATTTATAGAAGAGTCATTGTCttgtttccttttccttttcggcttatttctttttttcctataagaaaaaggaatataacccaaaaaaaaaaaagaaataggaaAACCTCCTTTGTTAAATCAGAAGTGCTTATTTACGCTAATTGAATCTTAACCGttgttagaagaaaaaaattcattaaacaaaaacaaaaccattaatCTTAACAGTTCATTTGAGTCTTTGAGTTGTCAAACccattgattatatattttttttcttttcaaactgGTGGTTATCGACAAGAACCAACTTTATGAAAACTATGTTCGATTCACCTAAATATAGTAACTGTTTGGATAAATACTTTTCACTGTAAAAAGTAAAGTAAAAGAGGGGAAATTGATAACTAGGAGGAGGAGTAGGGAGCTAGAGCTGCAAAAAGTCGGCGGGAATAAACACTACTTTAGGGGCATGTGATGGTGGACTCAATAATTCGCTCGGGAACATCGTCACATTGTGGACTAGCTTAAACTATTTTTGACTACTATTTACCTTCAAAAGTTATTTTCccatatttgtaatattttcgTATAGGAAATTGTGAGGGAATGATTAAATGCCGACACAAAATAGTActcgttcaaaaaaaaaaaaaaacttttctatatgatttatattacaCTGAAATAGTtgcaaaagaataaaaagggCAGCAAAATGCGtctttgtaacaaaataatatttcaaaactCACAAAATATGTCAAAATAATGTGGCCACAAAATATTAGTCCTACTACTAgtagtaataaaataatatacttcAAGTTCAAGTGGTTACGCATATTATTATAAGTATTAAGATgtgtttctctattttttttttcagacaaaaaacgagtaaaatttattcgaaccAAATTGAAAATCTAGCATGACATAATCACATAAattctcattattttgttttattggcATTTGTTATCATACCGTTTTATTGGCATTTGTTATCATACATTGTGAAAATCCAATATGTATAATTCATATAGTcgataataacattttaatcgGAATCAAAAGTATTTCTTTTACCAGATAAATAATAATCAGACTGAAAACCAAAGTCATTTAAGAGAGCCAAAAATAGAAAGAGTAATTACCAATATGGTAATTTAAATTTACGTAAAGTTAATTACCACTATTTTATATAtccaatttgttttgttttcttttttaaaaaaggaaaagaaaagaaaaagggaaaaatagcTTGGGGGAAGCAGAGCACTAGAGCAGACAGGtgatgtaaataaaaattaaaataaaaagttaaaaacaaatccGTAAGAATAAATCAGAACCGTCCATTGTAGTAGTCTTACTTTGGACAGCGGTCATTGCTTCTTTCTTACCCCGTAACccaatctttctctctcacacaaAACATAACGCAAtctgaaagagaagaagaaccaacaaaaaaaaaaaaaaaaaaaaaaaaactcaaaaccaaaaaaaatatatatatcaaagagccaactttttctttcttctgggTTCTCTCTTCTCTGGTGGTGACGATCGAAGATACTTCTTCACAGATTCATCATATTGTAAATAATCTGATCGAATCGAGACGAAACGTTAAGAAATTGGGGTGACCgagagtgattttttttttttttttttNtttttttttttttttttttgtttttttggtgtggttgattcaaaagaaagaacaaaaaaaggtttttgagatttggggtagttttgattttggattttggtgatGGGTTTAGGCAATAAAGGTAACAAATTCAATTTCGGCGATAATGATCTCGCCGACGAAGGTGAtggttttggttcggtttcgtGTTCGATTTGTCTCGAGGCCGTTGTTAAAAACGGCGATCGAGCCTGGGCTAATCTTCAATGTGACCATCAGTTCCATCTAGGTAAACTTCtatttactctctctctctctctctctctctctctctctctctcttttctttgatttgattgaatttgattttttttgctttaaaaaagaataatctgcttcagattttgatttgagTCATCCAGATCTACCGTTTGTGTGCTGtggctcttttttttgtttgttataaagATGATGTTTGGGGTATATTGAGCTCTGAAGCTAATCGATTCATGCTTGGATATAGTTTTGATCTGGTcgaattaattattattatgtgaGGTTACGGATATAGTATCAATTATGGTTCGATCACTATTTCATTGCAACTGCCAATATTGTTCTCTCCACCTTTTTTTGATGCATGTAGTAGCTCAGTATCTTAGCATATTCGTGTTTCATTCTACATGCATTATTATGTGCTCTTGATTAACATGGTCTATGTAGGAATGATTAGCTCGCAAGTGCATATGAGCCCTAATTCTTTGCTCTTTGTATGCTAATCTTGGGTGTCTAGATAGCTGTATCTGTGTGTTTCTTATTCATAAACCGGCCAAGCTCTCCTCATGAGTGCTTTTTAGATAAAAGTTTGAGCTATCGTGCAATATATGCTTTACGTTTGGTTTCTTATGGTTTTCGCAAAGCCATCTAACTCCACATCTGGTTTCTTTGTTGTCAAGACTGTATTGGTTCAGCATTCAATGCAAAGGGCGTGATGCAATGCCCCAACTGTCGGAAAGTTGAAAAGGGCCAGTGGCTTTACGCAAACGGTTGTCGTTCATATCCTGAATTCAATGTCGAGGATTGGGTTCATGAAGAAGATATTTATGATATTGGAACATACTCTGAATTGGTAAGAAACTCGTAATCCGATCCATCTCAAATATTCTATTGCGTTTCTTCATTACTTTTCACTTCTTTGCCTCATGTGCTGAGTTTTTATTATCTAAAGATTGCTGGAATCATGTTCCATCTCTAAATTACCttgtgtttatgtttctttgcaGTCTTTTGGAGTTCACTGGTGCCCATTTGGAAGCTCAGCACGTCTTCCTTCTTTCGAGTAAGCAACTACATGAAAACCCGTTTAGCTCTCTTTTCTGCTACTTTTGGCAATCAAAAAATGGCATTCTTTTCCCTTCTTTGctgataaatttgttttaaactttgtaGGGATGGAGAATTTACGCCGAGTTCATGTAAGACTATTGTCAgattgattattattttcttttttttgctcgccattatcttcttctcacTTTTCTGGAATTTGGGTTTAACAACCTATTAATTTTAATTGCATGGCACAGATCACGATCTTTTGGGACAGCAAGGTTACTATTCTGAACCAGCAGCGCCAACCGCAGGTCATCCATGTCCATATGTTACCTATTTTGGCCCGGTTCATTCGTCTTCCTCAAGCAGCGGTGGTACTGCAGGCGTTTCAGACAGTTCAAGTTTCAGTAGTCACTGGAACACAGGCTCTTCGGTCTCTGGTGAAGTTCCAACTCCTTATGGTTTCCCTGTGGATCCACACTATCACGGCTGGGAATATCATCCGCCTCCACCCCCACCGCCACAGCATTTCTCTGCTTCTGGCGCTCACGTGGGCAGTCCAACTCCGCCCACGCCTCCACCAGCCTCTGCGAGGACTTCCCGAGCTAACGGCTCAGATGTGATCAGATCCAGACCGCCACATTTCATGCGTCCATTTCATGGTCACAGGTATACAAAATTTTCTGTCTTGCCTTAGATATGTCACTAATGATCATAGAAGATGACCTCAATTACAAACGTTTTGAGAATTTCTTCATAACATTCTATAACATAAAGAAACTATAGTGCTCACCGAATTCGAATTTGAACTTGTGCATTGGCATATTTCATATGctttttcatatttcataatCTTGCGGATTGGAATAATGAACAAACCTGCAAATAAACTGTGATTCGAAAAAACCTGTTATCTCGTGGTGCCACAGGTTTACCAATATGACCTTTTATTATCTATCATATATATGCTTTCTTGTATCTAATGGCTGGCTGGTTTGTGCAGTTCAAGTGGTAGAGCGGGTAGTTCAGTGGCATCAGTTCCGAGGACACCAGCATTTCCAGGAAGCAACGCTCGTACCCGAGACAGAATGCAAGCTCTTCAAGCCTATTACCAACAGTCGTCTGCACAGTCACACCAGCCGGATTTGCCTATAGTGTCTCGAGGGCCTGTATTCCCATCTGGCCGGAGGGCCACTAGAGGAATAGCTTCCGGGATGGGatcaacttcatcttcttcggatCAGGCAGGCGGGAGCGGTTTTATCCGGTTTAACATATGGGAGAGAGATCCTTATATGCAATCGCAACAATCCTACCCGGTTAATCAG is drawn from Camelina sativa cultivar DH55 chromosome 1, Cs, whole genome shotgun sequence and contains these coding sequences:
- the LOC104712982 gene encoding F-actin-capping protein subunit alpha, with amino-acid sequence MADEEDELPEETELSYEQKKEIAKWFLLNAPAGEINYVAKDLKAVLSDEEVYNEAAMEAFPVYNKSHMICLEMPSRAGDVIVSSYSEITENEFLDPRTAQVAIVDHVKQICTKVRPAHDEELPSLYIEEYRYALDAEIQRYVSESYPKGISAVNCVKGKDTEGLGSDFEFVVIITAMRLSPQNFCNGSWRSVWNIDFQDESQVLDIKGKLQVGAHYFEEGNVELDAKKDFQDSTIFQSADDCAIAIANIIRHHETEYLAALEVAYSKLPDNTFKDLRRKLPVTRTLFPWQNTLQFSLTREVEKELGLGK
- the LOC104713073 gene encoding 26S protease regulatory subunit 6A homolog A → MATPMVEDTTSFEEDQLASMSTEDITRATRLLDNEIRILKEDTQRTNLECDSYKEKIKENQEKIKLNKQLPYLVGNIVEILEMNPEDDAEEDGANIDLDSQRKGKCVVLKTSTRQTIFLPVVGLVDPDSLKPGDLVGVNKDSYLILDTLPSEYDSRVKAMEVDEKPTEDYNDIGGLEKQIQELVEAIVLPMTHKERFEKLGVRPPKGVLLYGPPGTGKTLMARACAAQTNATFLKLAGPQLVQMFIGDGAKLVRDAFQLAKEKAPCIIFIDEIDAIGTKRFDSEVSGDREVQRTMLELLNQLDGFSSDERIKVIAATNRADILDPALMRSGRLDRKIEFPHPTEEARARILQIHSRKMNVHPDVNFEELARSTDDFNGAQLKAVCVEAGMLALRRDATEVNHEDFNEGIIQVQAKKKASLNYYA
- the LOC104713166 gene encoding translationally controlled tumor protein 2; the encoded protein is MLVYQDILTGDELLSDSFPYKELENGMLWEVEGKWVVKGAMDFDIGANPSAEEGGEDEGVDDQAVKVVDILDTFRLQEQPSFDKKQFVMFMKRYIKQLSPKLDSEKLELFKKHIESATKFLMSKLKDFQFFVGESMDGEEGSLVFAYYREGATDPTFLYLAYGLKEIKC
- the LOC104713256 gene encoding leukocyte receptor cluster member 8 homolog, which translates into the protein MGLGNKGNKFNFGDNDLADEGDGFGSVSCSICLEAVVKNGDRAWANLQCDHQFHLDCIGSAFNAKGVMQCPNCRKVEKGQWLYANGCRSYPEFNVEDWVHEEDIYDIGTYSELSFGVHWCPFGSSARLPSFEDGEFTPSSYHDLLGQQGYYSEPAAPTAGHPCPYVTYFGPVHSSSSSSGGTAGVSDSSSFSSHWNTGSSVSGEVPTPYGFPVDPHYHGWEYHPPPPPPPQHFSASGAHVGSPTPPTPPPASARTSRANGSDVIRSRPPHFMRPFHGHSSSGRAGSSVASVPRTPAFPGSNARTRDRMQALQAYYQQSSAQSHQPDLPIVSRGPVFPSGRRATRGIASGMGSTSSSSDQAGGSGFIRFNIWERDPYMQSQQSYPVNQMEREQNIWTSSFNEGSGSFHQRHGGGGGSS